One genomic segment of Paenibacillus xylanexedens includes these proteins:
- a CDS encoding general stress protein, giving the protein MTQLIIGLARTENEAIIMLNKVKEEGIKDKYLGAVAKEQLNLELVSEKTGLPKPLKGAGTDGAFGALKGILAGLGKRMDQTMSIGNAVRRLAGNEIGSETDDLVLTLTEAGISEEDARYYEDWLLKDHILVIVECSEEEAARVRPILLF; this is encoded by the coding sequence ATGACACAATTGATTATTGGGCTGGCCCGTACCGAGAACGAGGCTATAATTATGCTGAATAAGGTGAAAGAGGAAGGCATCAAGGATAAATATTTGGGAGCGGTGGCGAAGGAACAGCTCAATCTGGAGCTGGTGAGCGAAAAGACGGGGCTGCCCAAACCTTTGAAGGGTGCCGGAACAGATGGTGCCTTTGGCGCTCTGAAAGGCATATTGGCTGGTCTGGGGAAGCGGATGGATCAGACGATGTCGATCGGAAATGCAGTGCGCAGACTCGCTGGTAATGAGATTGGAAGTGAGACCGATGATTTGGTGCTTACACTGACTGAAGCGGGGATCTCGGAGGAGGATGCGCGGTATTACGAAGATTGGCTGTTAAAGGACCATATCTTGGTTATCGTGGAGTGCAGTGAGGAAGAAGCGGCTCGTGTTCGACCTATTTTACTTTTTTAG